A single region of the Corallococcus caeni genome encodes:
- a CDS encoding MXAN_6521/LA_1396 family lipoprotein, which translates to MGTFKRVGAVLGLMVLTGCASTVKSQRLRDDYATVDRLQVKRLAVVTQPFPQGQQYVGDLWSLIARQWLNQNRDYLVKANTSLPERPTDPTFKDQCVEGIEGVLWLDPTVKRVGDGAEVALKAQLLRCRDGQEVWAAEAGGSWDSEDKKYVERKEQYVKELGPDVEPYVVPSYKLLVATLDTLPNPELNEADKDEKIELGE; encoded by the coding sequence ATGGGGACGTTCAAGCGGGTGGGCGCGGTGCTGGGACTGATGGTGCTCACGGGCTGCGCGAGCACGGTGAAGAGCCAGCGGCTGCGCGACGACTACGCCACGGTGGACCGGCTGCAGGTGAAGCGGCTGGCGGTGGTGACGCAGCCGTTCCCCCAGGGACAGCAGTACGTGGGCGACCTGTGGAGCCTCATCGCGCGGCAGTGGCTCAACCAGAACCGGGACTACCTGGTGAAGGCCAACACGTCCCTGCCCGAGCGCCCCACGGACCCGACCTTCAAGGACCAGTGCGTGGAGGGCATCGAGGGCGTGCTCTGGCTGGACCCGACGGTGAAGCGCGTGGGTGACGGCGCGGAGGTGGCGCTGAAGGCGCAGCTCTTGCGCTGCCGGGACGGCCAGGAGGTGTGGGCCGCGGAGGCCGGCGGCAGCTGGGACTCCGAGGACAAGAAGTACGTGGAGCGCAAGGAGCAGTACGTGAAGGAGCTGGGCCCGGACGTGGAGCCCTACGTGGTGCCGTCCTACAAGCTGCTGGTGGCCACGCTGGACACGCTGCCCAATCCCGAACTGAACGAGGCGGACAAGGACGAGAAGATCGAACTGGGCGAGTAG
- a CDS encoding PTS sugar transporter subunit IIA codes for MVGLVIASHGRLADELVSTAEQIVGKLPAVATCNIEPGAPVEDLRAKMKQAVKTVDEGDGVIIMADLFGGTPCKESLMMCQRMNLEVLAGVNLPMLLKANSLRSEQMALSDMANQLASYGQRNITCASALLREAQQQPRT; via the coding sequence ATGGTCGGCCTCGTCATCGCATCGCACGGGCGTCTCGCGGATGAGCTTGTCTCAACCGCTGAACAGATCGTGGGCAAGCTGCCCGCCGTGGCCACCTGCAACATCGAGCCGGGGGCGCCCGTTGAGGACCTCCGCGCCAAGATGAAGCAGGCGGTGAAGACCGTGGATGAAGGGGACGGCGTCATCATCATGGCCGACCTCTTCGGAGGTACCCCCTGCAAGGAATCGCTGATGATGTGTCAGCGGATGAATCTGGAGGTCCTGGCCGGCGTCAATCTGCCCATGCTGCTGAAGGCCAACTCGCTCCGTTCGGAGCAGATGGCCCTGTCGGACATGGCCAACCAGCTGGCGTCGTACGGCCAGCGCAACATCACCTGTGCATCCGCCCTGCTTCGCGAGGCCCAGCAGCAGCCGCGAACTTGA
- a CDS encoding MgtC/SapB family protein, which yields MDPQVIIWRLVLATFLGGVLGVEREARNQAAGLRTHTLVALGACCFTLSSVYTEELLRAGANPSGTQTDISRIASQIVVGIGFLGAGVILRHGGAVKGLTTAANLWVTAAVGLACGLGLYVAASATVALALLSLVVLRPVSRLLTPDRERHGGHPRERSGGGNSEDGPPSGEEESRPE from the coding sequence GTGGATCCTCAAGTCATCATCTGGCGCCTGGTGCTGGCCACGTTCCTGGGAGGCGTGCTGGGCGTGGAGCGCGAGGCGCGCAACCAGGCCGCGGGGCTGCGCACGCACACGCTGGTGGCGCTGGGGGCGTGCTGCTTCACGCTCTCCAGCGTGTACACGGAGGAGCTGCTCCGGGCGGGCGCGAACCCCAGCGGCACGCAGACGGACATCAGCCGCATCGCCAGCCAGATTGTCGTGGGCATCGGCTTCCTGGGCGCGGGCGTCATCCTGCGCCACGGGGGCGCCGTGAAGGGGCTCACCACCGCGGCCAACCTCTGGGTGACGGCGGCGGTGGGCCTGGCGTGTGGCCTGGGCCTCTACGTGGCCGCCAGCGCCACCGTGGCCCTGGCCCTGCTGTCGCTGGTGGTGCTGCGCCCCGTCTCCCGCCTGCTGACGCCCGACAGGGAGCGCCACGGCGGACACCCCCGGGAGCGCTCCGGCGGCGGAAACAGCGAGGACGGGCCCCCCTCCGGTGAAGAGGAGTCCCGTCCCGAGTGA
- a CDS encoding NAD+ kinase, with protein sequence MNTPFEKVVLVTRKTRLADLVVRFNTKKQAKFYVERNNQDFNAFEAEDDTYRRAVDGLRSQLDVGLPVQQVDRSLVPTFLFTGKEIVVAVGQDGLVANVAKYVGSQPLVGVNPDPARFDGVLLPFLPRDARSAVLRTLEGRANVRQVQLAEARLQDGQRLLAFNDLFIGARTHVSARYEVRYGGREESQSSSGVLVSTGAGSSGWLSSVFALARGLTRCTGGTPGKPWTLGWEDARLAFVVREPFVSRHSGADIVGGFVTAQEELVLESRMPQGGVIFSDGMEEDFLTFGAGATARIRPAEQRARLVVH encoded by the coding sequence ATGAACACCCCGTTCGAGAAGGTGGTCCTCGTCACGCGCAAGACGCGGCTGGCGGACCTGGTGGTGCGCTTCAACACGAAGAAGCAGGCGAAGTTCTACGTGGAGCGCAACAACCAGGACTTCAACGCCTTCGAGGCCGAGGACGACACCTACCGCCGCGCGGTGGACGGCCTGCGCTCGCAGCTGGACGTGGGGCTGCCGGTGCAGCAGGTGGACCGCTCGCTCGTGCCCACCTTCCTCTTCACCGGCAAGGAGATTGTCGTGGCGGTGGGACAGGACGGCCTCGTCGCCAACGTGGCCAAGTACGTGGGCAGCCAGCCGCTCGTGGGCGTCAACCCGGACCCCGCGCGCTTCGACGGCGTGCTGTTGCCCTTCCTCCCTCGCGACGCCCGGAGCGCGGTGCTGCGGACGTTGGAGGGCCGCGCGAACGTGCGCCAGGTGCAGCTGGCGGAGGCGCGGCTCCAGGACGGCCAGCGGCTGCTCGCCTTCAACGACCTGTTCATCGGCGCGCGCACGCACGTGTCCGCCCGCTACGAGGTCCGCTACGGCGGCCGCGAGGAGTCGCAGTCCTCCAGCGGCGTGCTCGTGTCCACCGGCGCGGGCTCCAGCGGGTGGCTGTCGTCCGTGTTCGCGCTCGCGCGAGGCCTCACCCGATGTACGGGCGGCACGCCCGGGAAGCCCTGGACGCTCGGCTGGGAGGACGCGCGGCTCGCCTTCGTCGTGCGCGAGCCCTTCGTCAGCCGCCACTCGGGCGCGGACATCGTCGGTGGCTTCGTCACCGCGCAAGAAGAACTGGTGCTCGAATCCCGCATGCCCCAGGGCGGCGTCATCTTCAGCGACGGCATGGAGGAGGACTTCCTCACCTTCGGCGCTGGCGCCACCGCGCGCATCCGGCCGGCCGAGCAGAGGGCTCGCCTGGTCGTCCACTGA
- a CDS encoding PTS sugar transporter subunit IIB yields MITLVRVDNRLIHGQVVEAWLPHLKVSRVVVADDEAASSPLIRAAMALAVQSAIEVQILPLAQVDFAALSKDGVRTLVLLRDVASVPFAFQHGLVMDQLNLGNVHFGTGRRQVSPSVFLAEGELQALQQLSAQGVRVEARAVPAEKSVDLPDLTERWSKAG; encoded by the coding sequence GTGATCACCCTGGTCCGCGTCGACAACCGCCTCATCCATGGTCAGGTGGTCGAAGCCTGGCTGCCCCACCTCAAGGTGTCCCGTGTGGTGGTGGCGGACGATGAGGCGGCCTCCAGTCCCCTCATCCGTGCCGCCATGGCGCTCGCCGTGCAGAGCGCCATCGAGGTGCAGATCCTCCCCCTCGCCCAGGTGGACTTCGCCGCCCTGTCCAAGGACGGCGTGCGCACCCTCGTCCTCTTGAGGGACGTCGCCTCCGTGCCGTTCGCCTTCCAGCACGGGCTGGTGATGGACCAGCTCAACCTGGGCAACGTGCACTTCGGCACCGGCCGGCGGCAGGTGTCGCCGTCCGTCTTCCTGGCGGAGGGCGAGCTGCAGGCCCTCCAGCAGCTGTCCGCGCAGGGCGTGCGCGTGGAGGCGCGCGCCGTGCCCGCGGAGAAGTCCGTGGACCTGCCGGACCTGACCGAGCGCTGGTCGAAGGCCGGGTGA
- a CDS encoding PTS system mannose/fructose/sorbose family transporter subunit IID has translation MSVQPTPVPAAAPAFTPPARLSRGTVLRVFLRSLFLQASWNPKGMQNLGLAYAVYPALERLYPPGPQREAAVRRHLVFFNTHPYVAAAIVGGVVNHEQKIARGEETPDRVVGFKAALMGPLAALGDGFFWLSLKPAVGGLCAAMVPLLGVWAVVLFLVLYNLVHLLLRIRLYWLGLSLGDRLVEAVARVNLPAKGARLRGVAAASAGGLAAWLAVSFGATAGGTWAPFLAVGCLAVGVLAYVLVHRRVPTYVVLYVAAGLACAAGAFL, from the coding sequence ATGAGCGTGCAGCCGACGCCTGTCCCCGCGGCCGCGCCCGCCTTCACGCCGCCCGCGCGGCTGTCGCGCGGCACGGTGCTGCGCGTGTTCCTGCGCTCGCTCTTCCTCCAGGCGTCGTGGAACCCCAAGGGCATGCAGAACCTGGGGCTCGCGTACGCCGTGTACCCCGCGCTGGAGCGGCTGTACCCGCCGGGCCCGCAGCGCGAGGCGGCGGTGCGCCGGCACCTGGTCTTCTTCAACACGCACCCGTACGTGGCCGCGGCCATCGTCGGCGGCGTGGTGAACCACGAGCAGAAGATCGCCCGGGGGGAGGAGACGCCGGACCGGGTGGTGGGCTTCAAGGCGGCGCTGATGGGGCCGCTCGCGGCGCTGGGGGACGGGTTCTTCTGGCTGTCGCTGAAGCCCGCGGTGGGCGGCCTGTGCGCCGCGATGGTGCCCCTCCTGGGCGTCTGGGCGGTGGTGCTCTTCCTGGTGCTCTACAACCTGGTGCACCTGCTGTTGCGCATCCGGCTGTACTGGCTGGGCCTGAGCCTGGGAGACCGGCTGGTGGAGGCCGTGGCGCGGGTGAACCTTCCCGCCAAGGGCGCGCGCTTGAGGGGCGTGGCGGCGGCGAGCGCGGGAGGGCTGGCCGCGTGGCTGGCGGTGAGCTTCGGGGCGACGGCGGGCGGGACGTGGGCGCCGTTCCTGGCGGTGGGGTGCCTGGCGGTGGGCGTGTTGGCGTACGTGCTGGTCCACCGGCGCGTCCCCACCTACGTGGTCCTCTACGTCGCGGCGGGATTGGCCTGCGCGGCGGGCGCCTTTCTGTGA
- a CDS encoding HPr family phosphocarrier protein, whose amino-acid sequence MASEAEGTFEIINALGLHARAAAQMVKVANRFKSEVSIQASGQRANAKSIMGVLMLAAAQGTQVKLTCKGEDAEACLSELKKLIEDRFGEAQ is encoded by the coding sequence ATGGCGAGTGAAGCCGAGGGAACCTTCGAGATCATCAACGCGCTGGGGCTGCACGCCCGGGCCGCGGCGCAGATGGTCAAGGTGGCCAACCGCTTCAAGAGCGAGGTCTCCATCCAGGCCTCCGGGCAGCGCGCCAACGCCAAGTCCATCATGGGCGTGCTGATGCTCGCGGCGGCCCAGGGCACCCAGGTGAAGCTCACCTGCAAGGGCGAGGACGCCGAGGCCTGCCTGTCCGAATTGAAAAAGCTCATCGAGGACCGGTTTGGCGAAGCGCAGTGA
- a CDS encoding SPFH domain-containing protein, producing the protein MFFGYMKSTPTTYVMQYRDGEVVREGAGLSFLYWKPATTLVAVPLSSADVPFAFNEVTRDFQPVTVQGQLTYRVDDPRKLAGLLDYSITPSGRHRSEDPEKLADRLVQAAQVRARAVVQSLSLREVLVQSDMLEARVLAALAEAESVKALGVHVMAFSVLSIAPTPEMARALEAAAREGLQREADEAIYARRNAAVEQERRIKESELATELVVEERQRQIREAKMAADISVEEQRAALMERWVQNERQSADARAYTLEKTLEPVRNMDWKTLLATSANGGDPALNIALAFREMGENAERIGELNVSPDLLRSLLPSNAAPPNPKPNKPGRADVHPFNPQDR; encoded by the coding sequence ATGTTCTTCGGGTACATGAAGTCAACGCCGACCACGTACGTGATGCAGTACCGGGACGGCGAGGTGGTCCGCGAAGGTGCGGGCCTGTCGTTCCTCTACTGGAAGCCGGCGACGACGCTGGTGGCGGTGCCGCTGTCGAGCGCGGACGTCCCGTTCGCCTTCAACGAGGTCACCCGGGACTTCCAACCGGTGACGGTGCAGGGACAGCTGACGTACCGGGTGGACGACCCGCGCAAGCTCGCGGGGCTGCTGGACTACTCCATCACGCCGTCGGGGCGGCACCGCTCGGAGGACCCGGAGAAGCTCGCGGACCGGCTGGTGCAGGCCGCGCAGGTGCGCGCCCGCGCGGTGGTGCAGTCCCTGAGCCTGCGCGAGGTGCTGGTCCAGTCCGACATGCTGGAGGCCCGCGTGCTGGCGGCGCTGGCGGAGGCCGAGTCCGTGAAGGCGCTGGGCGTGCACGTGATGGCCTTCTCCGTGCTCTCCATCGCCCCCACGCCGGAGATGGCGCGCGCCCTGGAGGCCGCCGCGCGCGAGGGGCTCCAGCGCGAAGCGGACGAGGCCATCTACGCCCGCCGCAACGCGGCCGTGGAGCAGGAGCGGCGCATCAAGGAGAGCGAGCTGGCCACGGAACTGGTGGTGGAGGAGCGCCAGCGCCAGATTCGCGAGGCGAAGATGGCCGCGGACATCTCCGTGGAAGAGCAGCGCGCCGCCCTCATGGAGCGCTGGGTCCAGAACGAGCGCCAGTCCGCGGACGCGCGCGCGTACACCCTGGAGAAGACGCTGGAGCCGGTGCGGAACATGGACTGGAAGACGCTGCTGGCCACGTCCGCCAACGGCGGCGACCCTGCACTGAACATCGCCCTGGCCTTCCGCGAGATGGGCGAGAACGCGGAGCGCATCGGCGAGCTCAACGTGTCTCCGGACCTGCTGCGCTCGCTGCTGCCGTCGAACGCCGCTCCGCCGAACCCCAAGCCCAACAAGCCCGGCCGCGCGGACGTCCACCCCTTCAACCCCCAGGACCGCTGA
- a CDS encoding ATPase, T2SS/T4P/T4SS family → MTTPSPKSEAPSTPDAVFASLLQKLADAGRSARGAVASPKTPEALATALFDVAGSTGAAMFSVWAADDTDSAADGDEDPEGVDADGNEAGAATDDRVINAGISLFFIANDTPGTVGLLGAERVPVRQPMAYALYQPLGKALAAHAKRGANTVMPDRGTVSFPAGATDPDIEFRVSFREDALGTWTTALARDRETRQAYPSIASLPLSAEAAAFLTSLFNRLDQKLFNGQLVLLTGASGTGRSTTLRAVMDALPDNVHALAAVEEPKGGPGGAIGIVKVGPELKLVQALRSFLRQDPDLLFADEVRTLEDMQMLCNAAFTGHATVSVLEAKTPEEGYAWLTEAMPGLPIHALIVHHTRDAGALAMTLHETKPQEESNTLRVVPWTPPG, encoded by the coding sequence ATGACGACTCCGAGCCCGAAGTCCGAAGCCCCGTCCACTCCGGACGCTGTGTTCGCCAGCCTGCTCCAGAAGCTGGCGGATGCGGGCCGGAGCGCTCGTGGAGCGGTCGCATCCCCGAAGACGCCCGAGGCCCTGGCGACGGCCCTCTTCGACGTCGCGGGAAGCACGGGCGCGGCGATGTTCTCCGTCTGGGCGGCGGACGACACGGACAGCGCCGCGGACGGCGACGAGGATCCTGAAGGCGTGGATGCAGACGGCAACGAAGCCGGAGCGGCGACGGACGACCGCGTGATCAACGCTGGCATCTCGCTGTTCTTCATCGCGAACGACACGCCGGGCACGGTGGGCTTGCTGGGCGCGGAGCGGGTGCCGGTGCGACAGCCCATGGCGTACGCGCTGTACCAGCCGCTGGGGAAGGCGCTGGCGGCGCACGCGAAGCGGGGCGCGAACACGGTGATGCCGGACCGGGGCACCGTGTCCTTCCCGGCGGGAGCGACGGATCCGGACATCGAGTTCCGGGTGTCGTTCCGCGAAGACGCCCTGGGCACCTGGACCACGGCACTGGCGAGGGACCGGGAGACGCGCCAGGCGTACCCGAGCATCGCTAGCCTTCCGCTCTCCGCCGAAGCGGCGGCGTTCCTCACCAGTCTCTTCAACCGCCTGGACCAGAAGCTGTTCAACGGCCAGTTGGTGCTGCTCACGGGAGCCTCCGGCACGGGCCGCAGCACGACCCTGCGGGCGGTGATGGATGCTCTGCCCGACAACGTGCACGCGCTGGCGGCGGTGGAGGAGCCGAAGGGCGGGCCGGGAGGTGCCATCGGTATCGTGAAGGTGGGCCCGGAGCTGAAGCTGGTGCAGGCGCTGCGGTCATTCCTGCGGCAGGACCCGGACCTCCTCTTCGCGGACGAGGTGCGCACGCTGGAGGACATGCAGATGCTCTGCAACGCGGCGTTCACGGGACACGCCACGGTCAGCGTCCTGGAAGCGAAGACCCCCGAGGAGGGCTACGCGTGGCTGACGGAAGCCATGCCGGGCCTGCCCATTCATGCGCTCATCGTGCACCACACGCGCGACGCGGGTGCCCTCGCGATGACGCTCCACGAGACGAAGCCCCAGGAAGAGAGCAACACACTGCGTGTCGTCCCGTGGACGCCGCCCGGGTGA
- the ptsP gene encoding phosphoenolpyruvate--protein phosphotransferase: MSSQATPTLRLTGIGASPGVAVGHAFILDRKRIRTPKLRLADAEVEPERMRMKTAIDLSDRQLAELKDQITRTEGSDHALILEAHRLMLHDPMLVDEVNRLIVEDRINAEWAVRRTARKIKHLFDNIPDEYFRERRSDVDYVADRIIRNLMGQVVDEDVEVPAEAIVVAHDLPPADAAMMARSGRVAGFVTDLGGQTSHTAIVARARETPAVVGAGRASEQISPGDLVAMDGTRGVVLVNPTEDQLALFREEQRRYLESEQLALATKDQPAVSTDGFRIRLNGNMEFLEEIPSLLAHGAEGIGLYRTEFMFLDRKTAPTEEEHYRAYKQVLEAMGGRPVTIRTLDLGGDKVPGKTKHEKEPNPAMGLRAIRYCLSNRELFRVQLRALLRASVHGNLRLMFPLICGVSELREARSELEACRTALGRAGVPVGKRFPVGIMVETPSAATIADRLAQEADFFSIGTNDLIQYSLAIDRQNREVAYLYRPLHLSVLRMLQGIVDAAKSANIPVSMCGEMAGDPLFTLVLLALGFDELSMTSGQIPVVKRLMRRVSRSEAVEMLQGAMELTTAEEIERFVRTEMDRRFSGQEGSLLSPMHDPEPEPV; this comes from the coding sequence GTGAGCAGCCAGGCCACCCCTACACTCAGGTTGACGGGCATCGGCGCCTCCCCGGGCGTGGCGGTGGGCCACGCCTTCATCCTGGACAGGAAGCGCATCCGCACCCCCAAGCTGCGCCTGGCGGACGCGGAGGTGGAACCCGAGCGGATGCGGATGAAGACCGCCATTGATTTGTCCGACCGCCAGCTCGCGGAGCTGAAGGACCAGATCACCCGCACGGAAGGCAGCGACCACGCCCTCATCCTGGAGGCGCACCGGCTGATGCTCCACGACCCCATGCTCGTGGACGAGGTCAACCGCCTCATCGTGGAGGACCGCATCAACGCGGAGTGGGCGGTGCGCCGCACGGCCCGGAAGATAAAGCACCTCTTCGACAACATCCCGGACGAGTACTTCCGCGAGCGCCGCTCGGACGTGGACTACGTCGCGGACCGCATCATCCGCAACCTGATGGGCCAGGTGGTGGACGAGGACGTGGAGGTGCCGGCGGAGGCCATCGTCGTCGCGCATGACCTGCCGCCCGCGGACGCCGCGATGATGGCGCGCAGCGGCCGCGTGGCGGGCTTCGTCACCGACCTGGGCGGGCAGACCAGCCACACCGCCATCGTCGCCCGCGCGCGGGAGACGCCCGCGGTGGTGGGCGCGGGGCGCGCGAGCGAGCAGATTTCGCCGGGCGACCTCGTGGCCATGGACGGCACGCGCGGCGTGGTGCTGGTGAACCCCACGGAGGACCAGCTGGCGCTCTTCCGCGAGGAGCAGCGCCGCTACCTGGAGAGCGAGCAGCTGGCGCTGGCCACGAAGGACCAGCCCGCGGTGAGCACGGACGGCTTCCGCATCCGGCTCAACGGCAACATGGAGTTCCTGGAGGAGATCCCCTCGCTCCTGGCGCACGGCGCGGAGGGCATCGGCCTGTACCGCACGGAGTTCATGTTCCTGGACCGCAAGACGGCGCCCACGGAGGAGGAGCACTACCGCGCCTACAAGCAGGTGCTGGAGGCCATGGGCGGCCGGCCCGTCACCATCCGCACGCTGGACCTGGGCGGCGACAAGGTGCCGGGCAAGACGAAGCACGAGAAGGAGCCCAACCCGGCCATGGGCCTCAGGGCCATCCGCTACTGCCTGTCCAACCGGGAGCTGTTCCGCGTCCAGCTGCGCGCCCTCTTGCGCGCGAGCGTGCACGGCAACCTGCGCCTCATGTTCCCGCTCATCTGCGGCGTCAGCGAGCTGCGCGAGGCGCGCAGCGAGCTGGAGGCGTGCCGCACGGCGCTGGGACGCGCGGGGGTGCCGGTGGGCAAGCGCTTCCCGGTGGGCATCATGGTGGAGACGCCCAGCGCGGCGACCATCGCGGACCGGCTGGCGCAGGAGGCGGACTTCTTCTCCATCGGGACGAACGACCTCATCCAGTACTCGCTCGCCATCGACCGCCAGAACCGGGAGGTCGCGTACCTCTACCGGCCGCTGCACCTGTCGGTGCTGCGCATGCTCCAGGGCATCGTGGACGCGGCGAAGAGCGCCAACATCCCCGTCTCCATGTGCGGCGAGATGGCGGGCGACCCGCTCTTCACCCTGGTGCTCCTGGCGCTGGGCTTCGACGAGCTGTCCATGACGTCCGGGCAGATTCCGGTGGTGAAGCGACTGATGCGCCGGGTGAGCCGCTCCGAGGCGGTGGAGATGCTCCAGGGCGCCATGGAGCTGACCACCGCGGAGGAGATCGAACGCTTCGTGCGCACGGAGATGGACCGGCGCTTCAGCGGCCAGGAAGGCTCGCTGCTGTCGCCGATGCACGACCCGGAACCGGAGCCCGTGTAG
- a CDS encoding imm11 family protein, which produces MFRRLTNALRRLWHRPAESSPPDRQSPAGGSEPAAASPRRSRASVAEEPSPQAKHGTSRPRRPAVRIVAHGAAPHAGNRKKARRGSVTTTRFYDLHDDFRAPGRWEPGDPQDLEDKVVGDVWMFTAGRPVDPPGPLHIPNEARAAPLDFSLAGAGLTPVVHPRVAAVFARLAPEDVQLIPVDIEGQREPYFLVVATRLIRCVDEAACLELLHYGPGDGLPARVGQYRSVRGLRIDPTQVGRARVFRPWGWPVTLVVSEAVKEALEKEGVTGARFTPVTDTRH; this is translated from the coding sequence ATGTTCAGGCGTCTCACCAACGCGCTGCGACGGCTGTGGCACCGCCCCGCCGAAAGCAGCCCTCCGGACCGGCAGAGCCCGGCCGGCGGCTCCGAGCCTGCCGCCGCCTCGCCCCGGCGCTCGCGTGCGTCGGTCGCGGAGGAGCCCTCGCCCCAGGCGAAGCACGGCACCAGCCGTCCCCGCCGCCCGGCCGTCCGCATCGTCGCGCACGGGGCCGCCCCGCACGCCGGCAACCGGAAGAAGGCTCGCCGCGGCAGCGTCACCACCACCCGCTTCTACGACCTGCACGACGACTTCCGCGCCCCCGGCCGCTGGGAACCCGGCGACCCGCAGGACCTGGAGGACAAGGTGGTGGGCGACGTGTGGATGTTCACCGCCGGGCGCCCCGTGGACCCGCCCGGCCCCCTCCACATCCCCAACGAGGCGAGGGCCGCCCCGCTGGACTTCAGCCTCGCCGGCGCCGGCCTCACCCCCGTGGTGCACCCTCGCGTCGCCGCCGTGTTCGCGCGCCTGGCCCCGGAGGACGTGCAGCTCATCCCCGTGGACATCGAGGGTCAGCGGGAGCCGTACTTCCTCGTCGTCGCCACGCGCCTCATCCGCTGCGTGGACGAAGCCGCCTGCCTGGAGCTCCTCCACTACGGCCCCGGCGACGGCCTCCCCGCGCGCGTGGGCCAGTACCGCTCCGTCCGCGGCCTGCGAATCGACCCCACCCAGGTGGGCCGCGCCCGCGTGTTCCGCCCTTGGGGCTGGCCCGTCACCCTCGTCGTCTCCGAGGCCGTGAAGGAGGCCCTGGAGAAGGAGGGTGTCACCGGCGCGCGCTTCACCCCCGTCACGGACACCCGGCACTGA
- a CDS encoding PTS sugar transporter subunit IIC, translating to MNVGWTQVALACLWGGLVAVERKAFLQAMLSRPLVAATFMGALLGDVGGGLSVGMLLELFYLGTANLGASLPENDTVAATGTAAAAATLTAATGAGSTPAIWSLAVLLFIGLGRVGRRMDRLLEGYSARLARVALASAEAGNLTRAMRQNLWGMWPHFVCYGAITGACALAGYFLEPVMVALPHGLVRGLAWAYPAMASVAAAIAAQSSHAKRAPLYAGLAAAAVTAAVVLVQLQEQRP from the coding sequence GTGAACGTCGGCTGGACCCAGGTGGCGCTCGCGTGTCTCTGGGGGGGCCTGGTGGCCGTGGAGCGCAAGGCGTTCCTCCAGGCCATGCTGTCCCGGCCCCTGGTGGCGGCCACGTTCATGGGCGCCCTGCTGGGTGACGTGGGCGGGGGCCTGTCCGTCGGCATGCTGCTGGAGCTGTTCTACCTGGGCACCGCCAACCTGGGCGCCTCCCTGCCGGAGAACGACACCGTCGCGGCCACCGGCACCGCCGCCGCCGCCGCCACCCTCACCGCCGCCACCGGCGCGGGCTCCACGCCGGCCATCTGGTCGCTGGCCGTGCTGCTCTTCATCGGCCTGGGGCGGGTGGGGCGCCGGATGGACCGGCTGCTGGAGGGGTACTCCGCCCGGCTCGCGCGCGTGGCGCTGGCGTCCGCGGAGGCCGGCAACCTCACGCGCGCCATGCGCCAGAACCTGTGGGGCATGTGGCCGCACTTCGTGTGCTACGGCGCCATCACCGGCGCGTGCGCGCTGGCCGGCTACTTCCTGGAGCCGGTGATGGTGGCGCTGCCGCACGGGCTGGTGCGGGGCCTTGCCTGGGCGTACCCCGCCATGGCGTCCGTGGCGGCGGCCATCGCCGCGCAGTCCAGCCACGCGAAGCGCGCGCCCCTGTACGCGGGGCTCGCCGCGGCGGCCGTCACCGCGGCGGTGGTGCTGGTGCAGTTGCAGGAGCAGCGGCCATGA
- a CDS encoding class I SAM-dependent methyltransferase: MPSPSESYLLDFHARLAGVTSRWFASAPVEVEGATAPSSYALLEAVVPRDERALVVLDLACGDGHLLELLAQRQQPGLALLGLDMSAHELDAARARLNGAATLIQGRAQSLPLGDASVDVVLSHLALMLMDDVETVLAELRRVLKLGGRVSIVVGGDMVPGQALEVFAGLMKPLLSAEAVPPAKLGDARVRSVEGLRTLFAEGFADVTVRSLSVQGDGSPGEVWESLLTTYDADRLSPAAQASLQAAFLQAVEPLRRSDGSVPLRWGMRQLTAIRQR; encoded by the coding sequence ATGCCCTCCCCTTCCGAGTCCTACCTGCTCGACTTCCATGCGCGCCTCGCGGGGGTGACTTCGCGGTGGTTCGCCTCCGCTCCGGTGGAGGTGGAGGGAGCAACGGCGCCTTCGAGCTATGCGCTGCTGGAGGCGGTGGTGCCTCGGGATGAGCGTGCGTTGGTGGTGCTCGACCTGGCCTGCGGGGATGGACACCTCTTGGAGCTGCTTGCTCAGAGGCAACAGCCGGGGCTGGCGCTGCTGGGGCTGGACATGAGCGCGCATGAGCTTGATGCGGCACGGGCTCGGTTGAATGGCGCGGCGACGCTGATTCAAGGGCGGGCGCAGTCGCTTCCGCTCGGGGATGCCAGCGTCGACGTGGTGCTGAGCCACCTGGCGCTCATGCTGATGGATGACGTGGAGACCGTGCTCGCGGAGCTGCGACGCGTGCTGAAGCTGGGCGGACGGGTGTCCATCGTCGTGGGGGGAGACATGGTGCCGGGCCAGGCGCTGGAGGTGTTCGCCGGGCTCATGAAGCCCCTGCTGAGCGCGGAGGCGGTTCCTCCCGCGAAGCTGGGCGACGCGCGTGTCCGCTCCGTTGAAGGGCTGCGAACCCTCTTCGCCGAGGGCTTCGCGGACGTCACGGTGCGGAGCCTCTCCGTGCAGGGGGATGGTTCGCCCGGTGAGGTCTGGGAGTCACTGCTCACGACGTATGACGCGGACCGCCTGTCTCCGGCGGCCCAGGCGTCTCTTCAGGCCGCGTTCCTCCAGGCCGTGGAGCCGCTGCGACGCTCGGATGGCAGCGTTCCATTGCGCTGGGGGATGCGTCAGCTGACCGCGATTCGGCAACGCTGA